A section of the Veillonella criceti genome encodes:
- the tpiA gene encoding triose-phosphate isomerase yields the protein MRKQIIAGNWKMHTNIAEATILVEGIKEALAKTEVDREVVVCPPFTGLSTVADLIDETSIGLGAQNMYFEPSGAYTGEVSPLMLTDVGCHYVILGHSERRQYFGETDALINQKIKAAFTYDLVPILCVGESLAQREANETQAFIDSQLTAGLADLTAEQVSQMVIAYEPIWAIGTGKTATAEQAGEVCTAIRAKVASLFDAATAEAIRIQYGGSVKGSNAQEILSQPDIDGALVGGAALKAEDFMAIITA from the coding sequence ATGCGTAAACAAATTATTGCTGGCAATTGGAAAATGCATACAAATATAGCAGAAGCAACCATTTTAGTAGAAGGCATCAAAGAAGCGTTAGCTAAGACTGAGGTAGATCGGGAAGTTGTTGTTTGTCCGCCATTTACAGGTCTTAGTACAGTAGCTGATTTAATTGATGAAACCTCTATTGGCTTGGGGGCTCAAAATATGTATTTTGAACCATCAGGTGCTTACACCGGTGAAGTATCTCCTTTGATGCTTACGGATGTAGGTTGTCACTACGTAATTTTAGGTCATTCTGAACGGCGGCAGTATTTTGGTGAAACCGATGCTTTAATTAATCAAAAAATTAAAGCTGCTTTTACGTATGATTTAGTGCCTATTCTCTGTGTTGGTGAAAGTTTAGCACAACGAGAAGCTAATGAAACACAAGCGTTTATTGATAGTCAATTAACAGCAGGCTTAGCGGATTTAACTGCGGAACAAGTGAGCCAAATGGTCATAGCTTATGAGCCAATTTGGGCCATTGGTACTGGCAAAACAGCGACGGCTGAACAAGCTGGTGAAGTTTGTACGGCAATTCGTGCTAAAGTGGCTAGTTTATTTGATGCAGCTACAGCTGAGGCTATTCGTATTCAATATGGTGGTAGCGTAAAAGGGAGTAATGCACAAGAGATTTTGTCGCAACCTGATATTGATGGGGCTCTTGTTGGTGGAGCGGCCTTAAAAGCTGAAGACTTTATGGCTATCATTACCGCATAA
- the gpmI gene encoding 2,3-bisphosphoglycerate-independent phosphoglycerate mutase: MAKLKAPVMLTILDGFGIGDVNDPTNAVVQAKPENFLNLWQTYPHTQLQASGLAVGLPDGQMGNSEVGHLNIGAGRIVYQELTRITKDTEDGSFFKRPVIEELYDKAKKSRLQIIGLLSDGGVHSSLDHIKAIIKGAKEAGVTELYVHALLDGRDVPPQSALTYLTDLENYMKQVGLGKIATLGGRYYGMDRDKRWERIEKAYEAIVDGLGVAADSSKTAIEASYANDVVDEFVVPVVLDAKGAIEANDAVIFANFRPDRARQLTRALVDPEFSGFTRKKGVLPLYMATMTKYEDGLSTHIVYEKEVLTNTLGQVLANGGYTQLRIAETEKYAHVTYFFNGGEEVPFYGEERILVPSPKVATYDLQPEMSALEVTDKVVAAIEGGQFDMIILNFANPDMVGHTGVLEAAEKAVQTVDACLGRIVKAINTVQGHLLVTADHGNSEMMVDHRTGAPHTAHTTNPVPLILVSEQYKQAQLQEGKLCDLAPTMLDLGGIAQPIEMTGQSLLVKES, translated from the coding sequence ATGGCAAAATTGAAAGCCCCAGTAATGCTAACTATCTTAGATGGTTTTGGTATAGGGGATGTAAATGACCCGACTAATGCAGTGGTACAGGCTAAACCGGAGAATTTCTTGAATCTTTGGCAAACCTATCCACATACTCAATTGCAGGCATCTGGTTTAGCTGTTGGTTTACCAGACGGGCAAATGGGTAATTCCGAAGTGGGCCATTTAAACATTGGTGCTGGTCGTATTGTATATCAAGAATTAACGCGTATTACTAAAGATACTGAAGATGGGAGTTTTTTTAAACGGCCTGTTATTGAAGAATTATACGATAAAGCTAAAAAAAGTCGTTTACAAATTATCGGTCTTTTATCTGATGGTGGTGTTCATAGTTCACTAGACCATATAAAAGCCATTATTAAAGGGGCAAAAGAAGCTGGTGTGACGGAACTTTATGTACATGCTTTATTAGATGGTCGCGACGTGCCACCTCAAAGTGCTCTAACTTATTTGACTGACCTAGAGAACTATATGAAACAGGTCGGATTAGGCAAAATAGCGACTTTAGGTGGTCGCTATTATGGTATGGATCGTGATAAGCGTTGGGAACGAATTGAAAAAGCTTACGAAGCTATTGTTGATGGCCTTGGGGTGGCTGCTGATTCGAGTAAGACGGCTATTGAAGCATCATATGCTAATGATGTAGTTGATGAATTTGTAGTCCCTGTTGTGTTGGATGCTAAAGGGGCTATTGAAGCTAATGACGCTGTTATCTTTGCTAATTTTCGCCCTGATCGAGCCCGTCAATTAACTCGTGCGTTAGTAGATCCTGAATTTTCAGGCTTTACTCGTAAAAAAGGTGTATTACCACTGTATATGGCGACTATGACGAAGTATGAAGATGGTTTGTCGACTCATATTGTATATGAAAAAGAAGTATTAACGAATACATTAGGTCAAGTTTTGGCTAATGGTGGCTATACACAACTTCGTATTGCTGAAACAGAAAAATATGCGCATGTGACGTATTTCTTCAATGGTGGTGAGGAAGTTCCCTTTTATGGCGAAGAGCGAATCTTGGTACCTTCACCCAAAGTGGCTACCTATGATTTACAGCCAGAGATGAGTGCTTTAGAGGTAACTGATAAAGTAGTAGCAGCTATTGAAGGTGGTCAATTCGATATGATCATCCTAAACTTTGCTAATCCCGATATGGTTGGACATACAGGCGTTTTAGAAGCCGCTGAAAAAGCTGTGCAAACAGTGGATGCTTGTTTAGGTCGTATTGTAAAGGCTATTAATACAGTGCAAGGCCATTTATTAGTAACGGCTGATCATGGTAATTCGGAAATGATGGTTGATCACCGTACAGGTGCACCCCATACGGCGCATACTACAAATCCAGTCCCTTTAATTTTAGTAAGTGAACAATATAAACAGGCACAGTTACAGGAAGGTAAACTTTGCGATTTAGCCCCAACTATGTTGGATTTAGGTGGGATTGCGCAGCCTATTGAAATGACTGGTCAGAGCTTACTGGTTAAAGAGTCGTAA
- a CDS encoding AAA family ATPase, with amino-acid sequence MAAKLEVRFLGTPAILKDGEEVFFSYNKVNALVYYILVRGTVMRDELSGILWADKPDAVARKNLRNAIYEAKKILGADTFISPRKAIIKVNPAVDVVIDSKLFEADPVGQLDLYKGEFLQGFFIKDSVEYEDWYLAERNRLKNLYMDAISSKLQSAVDEKDYSTIERHGKLLISQNPYDESVYAIVLRAYCEQGKMQQAMELYEEMKALFKKELQSDVLADIDAIIKEALQQEEKNFQNRSHRMPVPIGRERELEDMTAHIWSFMRGRAGEALILLGDAGSGKTTLKDIALESLQDEVAVIQTNCYQLERNFLLHPWTEIVNGLVQLLEANGTMIPDFELNRIYALFPQMDMSIDRDLGLVEIKDILKFDSIFHTLSTVLDVASANKKLIIVFEDIQWMDPLSLSLLSTLILRKQSDRILFLLTGRDSREKDFQHFITSISVYKRLHVTQLNPLNKKDIRRYVEAANLPMAVDEALLHQLQIETEGNLFLLTECLNSLKTTGSLDKLTNNMATVFKANYLSLSEEQQKIIDFISLFYNGAPIAMIGEYMKMDTLRLLEYLEGLEAKNLVSPFSQQADVLYEISQQKLKEFIQQQLSPEKWKILHGYLGTLWEKKLTHSKKDVVIYKHLEYHYEQAGELVKMGHYKLKGLMYYLNFSHELFPVLSLSEPMQTGGASYFTEADTLQYLNDVEEMMARIRETCGATADVKNLELMYLHLIGRYFIREGKYEKGVRYILDLIEQAIEMRNRDYTLMGYKQMIYYDIQTGNANEMKNYLEIALDLAVECNYHKEVGILLRLKGLNMIMQGDFEEAERLLNESIATFMVTQTVARRYALNIAAAYNYIGEIRRGRGQFEEAIEYYDKALAICNDQQAYSSWVVFSCNAGIAAYNLGQFEKAQIYFEQAYEFFNRYDFYWRRPIVESYLALLAMREGQETAAMQYIDDAMAKLTMMNNPQEVGYVNMAIALVKAQYPQSEINKHYRGSIAMYSGRALRYLDVYRDTYERSQLEALNEV; translated from the coding sequence ATGGCAGCTAAATTAGAAGTACGATTTCTGGGAACACCAGCAATCTTGAAAGACGGAGAGGAAGTATTCTTCTCTTATAATAAGGTGAATGCCTTAGTCTATTACATTCTAGTTCGTGGCACAGTAATGCGTGATGAGTTAAGTGGCATTTTATGGGCAGACAAACCAGATGCAGTAGCACGTAAAAATTTGCGTAATGCTATTTATGAAGCAAAAAAAATCCTAGGCGCTGATACATTTATTTCACCGCGTAAAGCGATAATTAAGGTAAACCCCGCCGTAGATGTAGTCATTGACAGCAAGTTGTTTGAAGCTGATCCAGTTGGACAATTAGATTTATATAAAGGAGAATTTTTACAGGGCTTCTTTATTAAAGACTCTGTAGAGTATGAAGATTGGTATTTGGCCGAACGGAATCGTTTAAAAAATCTATACATGGATGCTATTAGCTCGAAACTTCAAAGTGCTGTAGATGAAAAAGATTATAGTACGATAGAACGTCATGGTAAGTTATTAATTTCACAGAACCCCTATGATGAAAGTGTGTATGCTATTGTATTAAGGGCGTATTGTGAACAAGGCAAGATGCAACAAGCCATGGAATTATACGAAGAAATGAAGGCTCTTTTCAAAAAAGAGTTACAATCTGATGTGCTAGCTGATATTGACGCTATTATTAAGGAAGCTTTGCAACAAGAAGAAAAGAATTTTCAAAATCGTTCCCATCGTATGCCCGTTCCTATTGGCCGTGAACGTGAACTAGAAGATATGACCGCTCATATTTGGTCATTTATGCGTGGTCGGGCTGGGGAAGCATTAATTTTATTAGGCGATGCTGGTAGTGGTAAAACGACATTAAAAGATATTGCACTTGAAAGTTTGCAAGATGAAGTGGCTGTTATTCAGACTAATTGTTATCAATTGGAACGAAATTTTTTACTTCATCCATGGACGGAAATCGTTAATGGCTTAGTGCAGTTATTAGAAGCAAATGGTACGATGATACCTGATTTTGAACTAAATCGTATTTATGCTTTGTTTCCACAAATGGATATGAGCATTGATCGCGATTTAGGGCTAGTAGAGATTAAGGATATTTTAAAATTTGATTCTATCTTTCACACCTTATCGACTGTACTGGATGTTGCTTCAGCCAATAAAAAATTAATTATTGTGTTTGAAGATATTCAGTGGATGGATCCTTTAAGTTTATCTTTGTTGAGTACTTTGATTTTGCGCAAACAATCCGATCGTATATTATTTCTGTTAACAGGGCGCGACTCACGTGAAAAAGACTTCCAACATTTTATTACGTCTATTTCAGTATATAAACGACTTCATGTAACACAATTAAATCCATTAAATAAAAAAGATATTCGTCGCTATGTAGAAGCAGCCAATTTACCAATGGCTGTTGATGAAGCTTTGTTGCATCAGTTGCAGATTGAAACAGAGGGAAATCTATTTTTACTTACAGAATGTCTAAATTCGTTAAAGACGACGGGGAGTCTTGATAAATTAACCAATAATATGGCGACGGTGTTTAAAGCTAATTATCTATCCTTATCTGAAGAGCAGCAGAAGATTATAGATTTTATTTCCTTATTTTATAATGGCGCGCCTATTGCGATGATAGGGGAATATATGAAAATGGATACCCTTCGTCTGCTTGAATATTTAGAAGGGTTAGAAGCGAAGAATTTAGTGTCACCATTTTCGCAACAAGCGGATGTGTTGTACGAAATAAGTCAGCAGAAGTTGAAAGAATTTATACAACAGCAATTATCCCCAGAAAAATGGAAAATATTGCATGGCTATTTAGGTACGTTATGGGAGAAAAAATTAACGCATTCTAAAAAAGACGTTGTGATTTATAAGCATTTAGAATATCATTATGAGCAAGCTGGAGAGCTTGTTAAGATGGGCCATTATAAATTAAAGGGGCTTATGTACTATCTCAATTTTAGCCATGAGTTATTTCCTGTGTTGAGTCTGTCAGAGCCTATGCAGACGGGTGGGGCTAGTTATTTTACAGAAGCTGATACTTTACAGTATCTAAATGACGTAGAAGAAATGATGGCGCGGATTCGAGAAACTTGTGGAGCCACGGCTGATGTAAAAAATTTGGAACTCATGTATTTGCATTTAATCGGTCGTTATTTTATCCGTGAAGGTAAATATGAAAAAGGGGTTCGCTATATTTTAGATCTTATTGAGCAAGCCATAGAAATGCGTAATCGTGATTACACATTGATGGGCTATAAACAGATGATTTATTATGATATTCAAACGGGTAATGCCAATGAAATGAAGAATTATCTTGAAATTGCTCTTGATTTGGCTGTTGAATGTAATTACCACAAAGAAGTGGGCATTTTACTGCGACTTAAAGGGCTCAATATGATTATGCAAGGGGACTTTGAAGAAGCAGAACGATTATTAAATGAATCTATTGCTACATTTATGGTGACACAAACCGTAGCAAGACGTTATGCATTAAATATTGCGGCGGCCTATAATTATATAGGGGAGATTCGTCGTGGCCGTGGTCAATTTGAAGAAGCTATTGAATACTATGATAAAGCATTGGCCATTTGTAATGATCAACAAGCCTATAGTTCATGGGTGGTATTTTCCTGTAATGCAGGTATTGCGGCTTATAATTTAGGCCAATTTGAAAAAGCACAAATTTATTTTGAACAAGCTTATGAGTTTTTCAATCGTTATGATTTTTACTGGCGCAGACCTATTGTAGAGTCTTATTTAGCTTTATTAGCGATGCGTGAAGGGCAGGAAACGGCTGCGATGCAATATATTGATGATGCTATGGCTAAGTTAACGATGATGAATAACCCTCAAGAAGTAGGGTATGTTAACATGGCAATTGCTTTAGTTAAAGCGCAGTATCCACAATCGGAAATTAATAAGCATTATCGTGGTAGTATTGCTATGTATAGTGGTAGAGCTTTGCGCTATTTAGATGTGTATCGAGATACGTATGAACGTTCCCAATTAGAAGCATTGAATGAAGTATAG
- a CDS encoding YebC/PmpR family DNA-binding transcriptional regulator encodes MSGHSKWANIKHKKGKTDALKAKVTTKISREITVAARMGGGDPVGNMRLKLALQKARENNVPKDNIQRAIAKGVGATDMDNYEEITYEGYGPGGVALTVECLTDNRNRTAADVRHAFSKNGGNLGETGCVAWMFNRKGVFVIDSEGHDEEELTLLALEAGAEDLKVEDDTFVIYTAPEDYDTVETALGDANIETVVSKITMVPDNTIALEGDNAVKMQKMLDALDDLDDVQDVYHNAELPDEDEE; translated from the coding sequence ATGTCTGGACATTCCAAATGGGCCAATATTAAACATAAAAAAGGTAAAACGGACGCATTAAAAGCGAAAGTAACAACTAAAATTAGTCGTGAAATTACGGTAGCTGCTCGTATGGGGGGTGGTGACCCAGTAGGTAATATGCGTTTAAAATTAGCTTTACAAAAAGCACGTGAAAACAATGTGCCTAAAGATAATATTCAACGTGCTATTGCTAAAGGTGTTGGTGCTACCGATATGGATAATTACGAGGAAATTACCTATGAAGGCTATGGTCCTGGTGGGGTTGCTTTAACAGTTGAATGCTTGACTGATAATCGCAATCGTACAGCCGCTGATGTGCGCCATGCTTTTTCAAAAAATGGTGGTAATTTAGGTGAAACTGGTTGCGTAGCTTGGATGTTTAATCGTAAGGGTGTATTTGTGATTGATAGCGAAGGTCATGACGAAGAAGAATTGACACTCCTTGCTTTAGAAGCGGGTGCTGAAGATTTGAAAGTGGAAGATGATACATTCGTTATTTACACGGCGCCAGAAGATTATGATACGGTAGAAACTGCATTAGGCGACGCTAACATTGAAACAGTAGTAAGCAAGATTACAATGGTACCAGATAATACCATTGCCCTTGAAGGCGACAATGCAGTAAAAATGCAAAAAATGCTAGATGCATTGGATGATCTTGATGATGTTCAAGACGTATATCACAATGCGGAGCTTCCTGACGAAGACGAAGAATAA
- a CDS encoding RNA methyltransferase, translated as MANLYIGLVHYPIYNKHGEVITTAITNYDIHDIARAAITYDVSRYFVIHNIPAQRDLAKQIMSHWQTGFGSTYNPDRKDAFQEVVLVNSIRSAIEEVTKLEGQPPIIATTDARTYDNTVSYAWMRKTLEKGAQPVLVLFGTGYGMTKETMEDFDYILEPVYGHGDYNHLSVRSAVSIILDRLRGEAWWEKD; from the coding sequence TTGGCAAACTTATATATAGGCTTAGTTCATTATCCTATCTATAATAAGCATGGCGAAGTCATTACGACAGCGATTACGAATTATGATATTCATGATATTGCACGAGCTGCGATTACTTATGATGTAAGTCGATATTTTGTGATTCATAATATTCCAGCACAACGTGACTTGGCCAAGCAGATTATGTCGCATTGGCAAACGGGGTTTGGGAGTACGTATAATCCTGATCGTAAGGATGCTTTTCAGGAAGTGGTGCTTGTTAATTCAATTCGCAGTGCAATTGAGGAAGTGACTAAGTTAGAAGGTCAGCCACCAATAATCGCCACAACAGATGCTCGTACATATGATAATACAGTTAGTTATGCTTGGATGCGTAAGACTCTTGAAAAGGGAGCGCAGCCTGTGTTAGTATTATTTGGTACCGGCTATGGTATGACGAAAGAAACTATGGAAGACTTTGATTATATTTTAGAACCTGTATATGGACATGGAGATTATAATCACCTTTCCGTTCGTAGTGCTGTTTCTATCATTTTAGACCGCTTACGTGGTGAAGCATGGTGGGAAAAGGACTGA
- a CDS encoding phosphoglycerate kinase, with product MKQTIESIDVANKRVFVRVDFNVPLKEGVITDDTRIRATLPTINYLMEKGAKIILASHLGRPKGERKPEFTLKPCAQRLSELLGKPVAFADDCVGEVARKAVETLEAGDVLLLENLRYHKEEEKNGEEFAKALASLAEVGVNDAFGVSHRAHASVEGITKFLPMVAGYLLEKEIKYVGGAVEHPEHPFAAIIGGAKVSDKIEVISNLLPKVEVLIIGGGMANTFIAAKGYPTGSSLVETDKIELAASLIKKASETNTNLLLPTDFVVADAFSNEANHKVVSADGIEDGWMALDIGPASQKAFAEALKPMKMIVWNGPMGVFEMDNFAAGTNAVAKAVAEANATTIVGGGDSVAAIEKSGLANRISHISTGGGASLEYLEGKALPGIVALADK from the coding sequence ATGAAACAAACTATCGAATCCATAGATGTTGCTAATAAACGCGTTTTTGTGCGTGTAGATTTTAATGTACCTTTAAAAGAAGGCGTTATTACTGATGATACCCGTATTCGCGCTACCTTACCGACCATTAATTATTTAATGGAGAAAGGGGCAAAAATTATCTTAGCATCCCATTTAGGCCGTCCAAAAGGAGAACGTAAACCTGAATTTACATTAAAACCTTGTGCACAGCGATTAAGTGAATTACTAGGTAAACCAGTTGCCTTTGCTGATGATTGTGTAGGCGAAGTAGCTCGTAAAGCTGTAGAGACCTTAGAAGCTGGGGACGTACTGTTATTAGAAAACCTTCGCTATCATAAAGAAGAAGAAAAAAATGGTGAGGAGTTTGCCAAAGCTTTGGCTAGTTTAGCAGAAGTGGGTGTTAATGATGCTTTTGGTGTATCTCATCGTGCGCATGCTTCCGTAGAAGGGATTACTAAATTCTTACCTATGGTAGCAGGCTATTTGTTGGAAAAAGAAATTAAATATGTTGGTGGTGCTGTAGAACACCCAGAACACCCTTTTGCCGCTATTATTGGTGGTGCTAAAGTAAGTGATAAAATTGAAGTTATTTCTAATTTATTACCTAAAGTAGAAGTATTGATTATTGGTGGTGGCATGGCTAACACCTTTATTGCGGCGAAAGGATATCCAACTGGATCGTCTTTAGTAGAAACTGATAAAATTGAATTAGCTGCTTCTTTAATTAAAAAAGCAAGTGAAACGAATACTAATTTATTACTTCCTACAGATTTTGTTGTTGCCGATGCTTTTAGTAATGAGGCCAATCATAAAGTAGTATCAGCCGATGGCATTGAAGACGGTTGGATGGCATTAGATATTGGTCCAGCGAGTCAAAAAGCATTTGCGGAAGCATTAAAACCAATGAAAATGATTGTTTGGAATGGTCCAATGGGTGTATTTGAAATGGATAACTTTGCTGCCGGGACTAATGCAGTAGCAAAAGCAGTCGCTGAAGCAAATGCGACTACAATTGTAGGTGGTGGTGATTCTGTAGCGGCCATTGAAAAGAGTGGCTTAGCTAATCGAATTTCCCATATTTCCACAGGGGGCGGTGCCTCATTAGAATATTTAGAAGGAAAAGCCCTTCCTGGTATTGTGGCATTAGCTGATAAATAA
- the eno gene encoding phosphopyruvate hydratase: protein MAMITDVYAREILDSRGNPTVEVEVYLEDGTIGTAAVPSGASTGMFEAVELRDGDKGRYLGKGVEQAVANVNDVIGPEIIGFDASEQVAIDQLMIELDGTPNKAKLGANAILGVSMAVAKAAAASYDLPLFQYLGGTNAKELPVPMMNILNGGAHADNNVDIQEFMIMPVGSESFKEALRACAEVYHTLKNVLKEKGLATGVGDEGGFAPNLGSNEEALQVICEAIKKAGYEPGSDFKLAIDAASSEFYKDGQYNLAGEGKVKTAAEMVDFYADLVAKYPIISIEDGLAEEDWEGWKLLTERLGKQVQLVGDDLFVTNTERLAKGIATDTGNAILIKVNQIGTLTETFDAIEMAKRAGYTCVISHRSGETEDATIADIAVAVNAGQIKTGAPARSERVAKYNQLLRIEDLLAETAQYRGLDVFYNIKK from the coding sequence ATGGCAATGATTACAGATGTATACGCAAGAGAAATTTTAGATTCCCGTGGTAATCCTACAGTAGAAGTAGAAGTGTATTTAGAAGATGGTACTATTGGTACAGCAGCTGTTCCTTCAGGTGCTTCTACGGGTATGTTTGAAGCGGTAGAACTTCGTGATGGTGATAAAGGTCGCTATCTCGGTAAAGGGGTAGAACAAGCCGTGGCTAATGTAAATGATGTAATTGGGCCTGAAATTATTGGCTTTGACGCATCTGAACAAGTTGCTATCGATCAGCTCATGATTGAATTAGATGGCACACCAAATAAAGCTAAGTTAGGGGCTAATGCCATTTTAGGTGTATCTATGGCAGTAGCTAAAGCAGCAGCAGCTTCTTATGATTTACCTTTATTCCAATACTTAGGTGGTACCAATGCCAAAGAATTGCCAGTACCTATGATGAATATCTTAAATGGTGGCGCTCATGCTGATAATAATGTGGATATTCAGGAATTTATGATTATGCCTGTTGGTTCAGAATCCTTTAAAGAAGCTCTTCGTGCTTGCGCCGAAGTATATCATACTTTAAAAAATGTATTGAAAGAAAAAGGCTTAGCTACAGGTGTTGGTGATGAAGGTGGTTTTGCTCCAAATCTTGGTTCTAATGAAGAAGCCCTTCAAGTTATCTGTGAAGCCATTAAAAAAGCTGGCTATGAACCAGGGAGTGATTTCAAATTAGCTATTGATGCAGCGTCTTCTGAATTCTACAAAGACGGTCAATATAATTTAGCTGGGGAAGGCAAAGTAAAAACAGCCGCTGAAATGGTTGATTTCTATGCAGATCTTGTTGCTAAATATCCAATTATTTCCATTGAAGATGGCCTTGCTGAAGAAGATTGGGAAGGTTGGAAGCTATTAACAGAACGCCTTGGCAAACAAGTTCAGTTAGTCGGTGATGATTTATTTGTAACAAATACAGAACGTTTGGCTAAAGGGATTGCTACTGATACAGGTAATGCTATTTTAATCAAAGTAAATCAGATTGGCACATTGACTGAAACATTTGATGCGATTGAAATGGCTAAACGAGCTGGCTATACTTGTGTTATTTCTCACCGCTCTGGTGAAACTGAAGATGCTACCATTGCAGATATTGCGGTAGCTGTTAATGCTGGTCAAATTAAAACTGGCGCACCAGCTCGCAGTGAACGTGTGGCTAAATATAATCAATTACTACGTATTGAAGATTTATTGGCTGAAACAGCGCAATATCGTGGTCTTGATGTATTCTATAATATTAAAAAATAA
- a CDS encoding Na+/H+ antiporter family protein — translation MDILLNPIVVSVIVMSIVCLLKMNVLLAVIIAALVAGTIGGMSVGDTVSSLINGMGGNSETALSYILLGALAVAIGRSGLASVVSRKITQVVGSKKLAFTFLIAFVACFSQNLIPVHIAFIPILIPPLLALMNHMNLDRRAVACALTFGLKAPYVSLPVGFGLLFMTIIKDQMVANGVDVTIGDISAVMWIGGLSMLVGLILAVFFYAKDRHYEDLPVIGSDDNPGDVTMTKDCWLALLGAAVAFVAQLYFKSLPIGALCGLAVMILTGGIKWKDMDLTMDGGVRMMGFIAFVMLVAAGYANVLRETQSVQSLVEATTSIIDTKFAGALLMLLVGLLITMGIGTSFGTIPVIASIYIPMGMQLGFGVPAIILLIGIAAALGDAGSPASDSTLGPTSGLNADGQHNHIWDTCVPTFIFYDITLIIGGLIGALMLG, via the coding sequence ATGGATATTTTATTGAACCCCATAGTGGTATCAGTTATTGTTATGTCGATTGTGTGTTTGCTTAAAATGAATGTTTTATTAGCTGTTATCATTGCTGCTTTAGTAGCTGGTACAATTGGTGGTATGTCAGTCGGTGATACCGTGTCCTCATTAATCAATGGGATGGGGGGAAACTCTGAAACGGCATTGAGCTATATTTTATTAGGTGCTTTGGCCGTTGCTATTGGTCGTTCGGGGTTAGCTTCTGTTGTATCTCGTAAAATTACACAAGTCGTAGGGAGTAAAAAATTAGCGTTTACATTTTTAATTGCCTTTGTAGCGTGTTTCTCTCAAAACTTAATTCCTGTTCATATTGCCTTTATTCCAATTTTAATTCCACCATTATTAGCATTGATGAATCATATGAATTTGGACCGTCGGGCAGTAGCCTGTGCTTTAACTTTTGGCTTAAAAGCACCGTATGTTAGCTTACCAGTCGGTTTTGGTCTATTATTTATGACAATTATTAAAGATCAGATGGTAGCAAATGGTGTCGATGTAACCATTGGTGATATTTCGGCCGTTATGTGGATTGGCGGTTTATCCATGCTAGTGGGTTTAATTTTAGCTGTGTTCTTTTATGCAAAAGATCGTCATTATGAAGATTTACCAGTTATTGGTTCCGACGACAATCCTGGTGATGTCACTATGACTAAAGATTGCTGGCTTGCGTTATTAGGGGCTGCTGTTGCGTTCGTAGCGCAATTATATTTTAAATCATTACCAATTGGTGCTTTATGTGGTTTAGCTGTTATGATCCTTACTGGCGGGATTAAATGGAAAGATATGGACTTAACAATGGATGGTGGCGTGCGCATGATGGGCTTTATTGCCTTTGTAATGTTAGTCGCTGCTGGTTATGCGAATGTACTTCGCGAAACACAGTCTGTTCAGAGTTTGGTTGAAGCGACTACTTCTATTATTGACACTAAATTTGCAGGCGCCTTACTTATGTTATTGGTAGGTTTATTAATTACCATGGGTATTGGGACTTCTTTCGGTACTATTCCAGTTATTGCTTCTATTTACATCCCAATGGGAATGCAGTTAGGTTTTGGTGTTCCTGCTATTATTTTATTAATTGGGATTGCCGCAGCCTTAGGTGATGCTGGTTCGCCAGCTTCTGACTCAACATTAGGGCCAACATCTGGTTTGAATGCTGATGGTCAACATAATCATATTTGGGATACATGTGTACCAACCTTTATATTCTATGATATTACTTTAATTATTGGTGGCTTAATTGGTGCTTTAATGCTTGGTTAA